The following DNA comes from Erigeron canadensis isolate Cc75 chromosome 3, C_canadensis_v1, whole genome shotgun sequence.
TAGCTTTGCTAATGATCGTCCCACTATTTATGGGTCACATGAATATGTAATAGAGCATATTGATTAACAACTTATAACTTATTTATACTATGGGGAaaagttaggtaaaacatgtagtacctatcttaggtaaaacagggggtgattatgtaaaattcagggggagtttatgtaaaattcaaggagttatgtatgtttattaaattcaaaggtttagtatgtaactttttttaatatggcAGTACCTAGCTTAAATAAAGTCTGTAGTACAGATCAGTTTCCCTTATACTATATTCAACAGTTCTTTAGTTTTCTTACTTTGTGgtactttttcttatttattttgcaCCAAGTAAAAGCTTTGTGGCATTTTGTGTCTTAGATATGTAATAGAGCATATTGTTTAGTTGTTTCTCCCCGAACTTGCTTTGTCAGTCATTTCTGTTCATTTACTTGCTACCTTAGAGCCAAACAAGCAAGTACAGTAAAACTTTCAAAATGTCATTAGAATTGCAGGTCAACATGTCataagactaagaggagtggtgTCGGGGGAAGGAGGGGGAAGAAGAgggcgacttgtgccatgtggcatGTGGAATAAAAAGAGTTGCCCCTCAAAAAAGGTGAAAATGGACGGGTTTTTAAGGGGTgggcgacttgtgccatgtaGCATGTGGtaataattgatttaattttatttttgatttttttgtaaactttgttataataaaaaggaaatatatatatattttaaacataaacaaatttattaaacataattaaaattactactagttaatcataaaaataacaaagttcgaaaaataacaaagttcgaaaaataaaaaagttcataaaaataacaaagttattaaatataaaaactaatcaAGACAAATATTTTTCACGAAGCGCTTGTTTTTTGCGTTCCATGATGCTTCGCTCCGGCTCTTCAAGGTGGGAATAGTCGGTACCCAATAACTTCCAATCGCGGTCTTCTTCCATGATCTTAACTTTCTTTTCCTTCAACTCAATTTTCTTCGAGCTCATATCAAACAACTTATCCAACTTTTTCGCAATTCCTTCAAACGTCTCCATATACTTACCCTTTCCTTTCCCCTTGCCTCTCGAGCTCGACCCGGCTTCCCCTCTCGATGCTTTCTTTGATGCGTCCCTACCAATGGGCCGTTCTTGAAGCCCCAactcattatcattatcacCCAACTCTTCAAACGagttaaggtcaaagttgaccCTAGCATCTGACCCTTGACTGGCCACTGGGTCGGTGGATGATGAAGTCTTTGACCTTTTGGCCGTGGGTTCACCGAGATTGGTCCTCATAGCGCTTTTGTCCACGAGATAAAACTTCGAACTGtacctatataaatatatataaaacataattacacataataaaaagtaatatatgtacatatatagattagacataattacacataataaaaagtaatatatgtacatatatagattagacataattaaacataataaaatgaaatgtacatatatatattagacataataaaacataataaaatgaaatgtaaatatatatatatacatatatatactagacataataaaacataataaaatgaaatgtacatatatatatatatacatatatatatattaaacataattagacttaataaaaagtaaaatatttacCGAATTTTGCCCCAAATTGATGAATACGGAAATGGCTTGCGATAAGTTCCTTCATACTCTTCGTTGGCCTTTCTAACACGATCTAAATCGTTTTCCCCACTTACATGACCGATTCGAGTATAGATTTGGTTGAAGTTTTGAATAATTGGACGTATCTTCCTCCATTTTGCACTCACAACTTCAGGGTCACGATAATCTATCGGCTTTTCTTCTAATGTCGCCAAAGTCTCGGTTATTCGTGACCAAAATACCctatttttttgataatttgctacaacaaaaaacaaaacacaaataatatttcaaataaaaaaaactgttttttttaattaaaatactcgtatgtttttttttaaaaaaaaaaaaaactgttttatataataaaaaaactcggctttttttttttaaaaaaaaaacttttttttaatataaaaatctgtttgtttttttgaaaaaaagtcggctgtttttttaaaaaaaaaaattaaaaactgtttctctttttaaaaaaatccgaaatatatttaaaaaaataaaactaaaacagttttttattttataaaaaaaaaacgaaacagattaaaaaaaaaaacgaaacaaattttttttttaaaaaaaaaaaccgaaacaatttttttttatttaaaaaatgggcatatttatatataaaaaaaaatagtatgcgtaaaaagaaaaataccatATTCCGGGTCTTCGGTCACCGATAGCCAAGCCGTAGCTAGAATCATTTCTTCCGACGGTAACCACGTTTGTATGACATTTCTTGGTCGTGGTTCGTCTTCGCCGGCCACTTTTTTCCTATGCCGCCTTGGTTTTGATGGTTGAGGGGGTGGTTGTGTCTCTTgaacaacatcatcatcttgAGAATCTAGTGGTGGAGTCTCAACTAGCCTTTGACGATCAAAAAATGAACCGGGAGTGTTTTGTTGGCTAGACGACCCACCAAAAGTTTCATGTTGGCTCGAACCACCCATACCCATACCCATACCCATATCCGGACCCATACCCATAAGCGAACCCATACCCGTACCCATACCCATTTGTTGATTAGTAGACATATGTTGAATCAATTGAAAAAGTTGTGGGTTATTGAGTAAATTAAGGTCGTTTAACATATTGGGTTGttgatttgggttatttggACGTTGACTACGATTACCCGGGGTAAAAGGGTTgttgtttggaaacatttttggttaaagatgaagaagatgaaagtaAAAAAGGAATAAGAAAGGGATATGTGAAAGGGAAATGGAATGGAAAggatttgttttaaaaaaaaaggggaatttttttttttttttataatttggtCAAACTAGCCGGTATGCAATAACTCCACCTCGGTCAACGTGAGGGTCAGAGGAAGAAAAGGCGAGAGGGAGAAGACGGGCGAACGGGTAGTCGGTCGACGGGGGTGGTGTGGGGGCGACGGTCGCCGAGGGAGGGCGAGGGTTGGGGGTTTATCCGTCCACTCCGCTCGGTCTAAGCACACAACATGTATACAAATGCAAAATtgaggtcaaatgggtcaacatGTCATCAGTACACAAAATGTCGTCAAATGCTCACAAGTTACGACTTTCTAAATGGTCAACATGTCATAACAAAaattacccatttgacccgacCCCTTTTGGCTCATTATGCAACGTTTATTCCAGTCACAAACTATTTTTTTGATACCGAGTTTCTGTTTACAACACACAATGACAACATGTAAACGACTCCATGATAACAATACGACTTTCAACTGACATTAACTACATTAGTTGTGTGAACTGTGACTGCTAACCATTCAATACAAGCAGTAAATCCTCATGACAAAGAGATCATAGAATCTTTGGAGATCACTCACATGGATATAAACTCTGCAGAAGATTCTTGATTTATCACCCCCTTTTGTATGATTACCAGAAGCGAAGTTGATACCATTAATTGAAACTCTCATGTGCAAGTATTAAACAGGAACCGAATCATCTTCATAATTTTACtggttcataatttcatattgTTTTTTTGGGTGAGCAACAACATAAATATACTTGGATGAAGGACAATAATTCACCCCATTGTAATCAACATATTGAAGCAACcatctatcaatcatttatctctTTGACTGCAACCCAGTGCTTCCATAATATTGTCTTGTTGTTTCTCTTGAAAATTCTGCAAATGTCATACCATCTTTTAAGCGATCACAAAGTGGTGGGACTAATTTACCAATATCTGAACTTGGTTTTTGAGACCGGTTCTCCTCATTACATACTCTTGCATGCTCACCATTTAAACTCGTATTTTCCACTGCAAAATCATAGAGCGTAAGTGTCTTGCTCCACGCAGGCTGCAAGAACACAACGAATGTTTCCCTGCTCAAATTTTCCAAATTTTTAGGTCTAGAAACGGAATGAAGAGTTGCACGGAGTTTCCCTTTTGACAATATATCACCTGATTCCCCTACCTGAACAATAAAACTATCCGAAGATGCCTTTACCATTACAACACTGTTCTTATTCGGATCAAATATTTGCAAATATGTATGTCCACTAGGGGAAGAGCACTCCTTCCCATCACATGATTGGGAACAGCCATTAATTACAGGAGCAAACATGAACATCGGTGCTGTCAAAACAGTGAAAACACCATAATCATAATGCCACTGCTGCCACAGATCGGAGCACTTTTCACTAGAATTTTTACTAGTCCTGCTTTTGGACCGCGTATCCTTTAAGGCTTGCAGAATAACGTTATCTAAAAGCGAATGGTAGTGTATAAGACGCCCTTTAGCCGAGCATGATTCCAATAAGCTTTGTTCTAACTCATGTCCACCAATGATTTTGTCACACACCCTTGCCAGTCGAAGACCTACCTCAATCATGCAATGTCCCAACTCTTTAAATACGTTCCCAAGATTCTCAATTTCCGAACTACAACCTTCAATCCCTGACCTGTTTGCATTACAAAGACTGCCAACATCCAAATCCCGGTTGTATTTTAATTGCATAGCGAAAGGGGAGACTGTTCTATCAACGTTCTTAAGCGGAACGTCACTTCCTAACCCATGATCCTGCAAATGTGACACCGATAAAGTCCTTAATGGGTCCGTTTAGATATGCATTTTTAAAGTGATGaaagcaattttatttataaatatcatAAATTTAACTAGCATAAAGTGATTATGATCAGGGATAATTGGttcaggcatttcatcaaacacattATATGCAACATTTAATTTCTAATTACCAGATACGTTACCTTGAGTACACGTTTACGATCTTCGTTGTTAAGGAGGGCCAGCTTCCGAGCCATTGGAAGCAGTATTTGGCGCAGTTCGGAAGCATTGGGGACTCCGTTAATAGCAAGTAGGCCCGGGCCGGAGGGACCGAGGTTTTTCATGATCTTATACATTACTGATTCCAAATATTCCATGTTTTCGGAAGATGGAGAAGATTGGTCATCCAAAGGAGACAAAAAAGATAATGCAACGAGATCAGAATAGTGGAGCTCATATAATTCTAGGGTTTCAAATTCTTCCATTTTTTTGGCGGGTAAGTTTGGTAAAATTCAACTTGTATGCTttgattatttttgtattatgtATCTACAAAAATGATAAGGTTACAAACAATTTACTTTTGGTAAGAAAGTTACACACTTGGATTTAGGGATACCCAAGTTGGGcaaagtttttttcaaatatgTTGTCGTGTCTTTAGACGGACTAAAGGTTTTTCTTCCTACTATAGTACTATTTATTGGGTGAGAGGGTTCTGGGAACCCGACTAAGACAATATAGACCCTCTGTTGTGCTTTTTTATCTGCacaatatttttaaagttttacttTATATACGCCTAAAAGTTTTAAGTAACTCATCATGTCTTATGAAGTAATAAAACTCTATTGACATGTTTATAATGATGGAACTTATCCAAACTGTTGCCCAAATCTTTCTCAAGCAACAAcgtaaatataagtaaatttaGCTTTCTCGTAATCACATTAATATGATGTTCCATTTCCGTTTTCGTACTTTAAGAATGCACGTATGTGACTACGGATCCAACAAATAGTATGACTGTGAACCacagttttaacattaaacttcacatattgacagtttgacacacaaaaaaaactttttatgtgATTCGCAAACCAAAATTATATTGAAATTCGCAAGATCATGTCAGGCTTGAAAGAAAACCTTCCACTTATATCCTATATGAGCAAGCAACTCATAGATACTTACAGTTGCACTTTTCAAACAATCAAACTGCAAATCATTAAAAATTCTGAGCATCTCCACCAATTCCCTTGAAACTTTTAGACAACCAAATGGCAGTTTCTCTTGGAGACACCTTCTCAGGCCCAAATGGTTTTAATAAAACTGCTAATTCTTCGATCCGTTCTTGCTGCATTAACTGTGCACTGAATTCCAACAGCCCTTCTAAGGCCTCAGCCCGTTGCTGGAAGGATGATGTGTCAAACTTACGGTTCTGTCCTGGTGAACCTGCGAACGGGTGGCTTGAAGTAACCCCGGTTGTGGTGCACTCGGTTGTTCTTTTAACTGTACCACTGGTTGCTCTTTTGTGGGTGTGGTCAATGATCTTGACCATGGTGCAATGGTCCATTGTAATTGATTGGTCTCTGCTGTTTGGGTATGTGTCAGAAGAGCGATATTGGGTTGATATTGGTGAACTTTTAGGGACAGGTAGGATTAACCGTTCTTCTGTAGAGGCTAATGGGATCTCTGTCATCTTGTCGATAAGTGGAGCATTGACCGATACATCTGGAGAGGTGATACGAGAATGACCCGTGTTGGATTTTGGTACAGAGATTCTACGGACAGTATGTGAAGGTCTTCCAGCTGGAGTTTGAGATGCTGGGAGCTGATAACAAATCATACATGCCTCGGTGAGAATCAAAGAGTCAAAAAACAGGAATATTCGTGTATAGCCTATTCTAGAAAAGAAAACTGGTATATACCCCAATTGTTATGAGAGAAATATGCATCAAAACTGTGGTTTTCTTACGGGTagttgttataaaaaaaaaggtaactaaactttgatcaaaattttatattgggTAACCAAAGTTTGTTACCTTTTTATCCAATTTGCCCTTCTCTTATTAGAACTTGTCTCGGGTTCactttaaaagtcaaatgaTATATTGTTTATGCAACTAGAGAGTGAAATGATGTAGTGAATACCAAATCATGATTTGAACCCTGTCCGGTTATCTTTGGTGAAATAGTTTGTCTTCTGGGAGTAGAAGTTTTTGTTGGAGTGAATCTTGGTGTTCTACTAGCAACCGGTGTCTTTGAAGCTACTGGTGTCTCTTCATCCAAACTGACAGTGGATAGTTTACTAGTCAAGGATCTTGACAGATAGTCTACATTCTCCGAGCACAAAGAAACTTGATCATGTTCAGATATACTAGGATTTAAGGCCCGGTCACTGCTAAAAGATTGCTGCTGATTTCTGTGAGAATGAACCATTCGAGGTTCAGGTTCGACAaatcttgttttctttttgtagACCGGATATGTATGGCGTCTTGGGTTGTTTAAAGTTAAGTGAAGATTTTGTACGTATGGCTGAAGATGTGAATGTCTTAGTAAATCTGCAGCCTagaattaaacaaaaaagaaatgcAACATCTTCAAGTCTAAGGTTtagttagaaaaatgaaaaaataagaaaagaaaggtcAGTTTTGCATACACTTGGTCTTGTCTCTGGGTTTTTCCGCAGCATGCTCTTAACAAGCCCACGGCtagaaaagaacaagaaaatggTAAATCAGATCGATAGAAGATATTGTCACAATTCGCCAAGTCTTGGGTTGTTAGAGGCCTAAAAGTATTAGAACACTCACAATGCACCAGAGTACATGGTTGGAAGTGGAGCGACTATAGATTTATTGATCTTGTTGATTAAAGCTTGCATATCCTACTCAAAGACGAGATTATAATAGCAAATTGTCAGTTATATTAATGAAAGACTGATGATTTCAATGCACCTATGAAACTCATAAGATATAACATAAACTCCAGAAATAACTAGTGTTGTTATTAAAACTCCTAGGTCACAGCTCAAGACTTTGTGCTAGTTGCGCAGTGCAAGTTCTTGGTATAGATAGAGGAGATAATCATACAAGCAATAGATAAACTTACAAATGCTCTGAACGCAGGCTTGAAAgccatcatttcatatatacagCATCCTGGAAAAGTAGGTGTAGCAAATGCGTTAGCTAACCActaaaccaactaaaaactAAACACAGGGTCGGTCCTGACTGCCAACCAACAAAACATGATAGAGACCTATCTGGTACTGGTGACCAGGTATGTTAAGTATGGTTCTTAGTTCTAGAGTTAAAAGGGGATATTGGTTTGAGAGATTTTAAATGGGGTTCGGTCCTGTAGCAACAACAGACTTCAGATGAAACATCAGGAACTTACCTAAAGACCAAATATCTGACTTAGAACCGTAAGGTATATCTGCAAGAAGCTCTGGACACATGTAACTAGGAGTTCCCACAACCTGATATTGAAAGACTTGTAAGCAGAAAGCTTGACTTGTTTAAAACATCCTTCAGATCAACTGATGAGGCAATCTACTTACAGAGGATGCAAGATCATCTGAAGTCAACATTTTAGCAAGACCAAAATCACCTGACAGTGGCCATTGAAACTTAGGTCAATATAAAGCTATATAAGGTGCACATGCCTTGAAACCTTTCATAATTTCATGCTTTTAAGTAGAAGACGTACAGACAATCATTACCTAGTCGAATTTCTTGATCTCTTGTTAGGAATATATTCGAGCACTGAAGtgaaaacagaaaaaataagTTACATAAAATTTTAGATAAATCATCAGAAATGACATTATTATTTTGAGACTTTATCTCGAGAATGTTAACCTTAACGTCTCGATGGAGAATATGGTTAACATGCAAGTAATCAAGGGCTGACAAGAGCTGAACAAGCCATTTGCAGAGTTGCTGCACATTGAAACAAGATGGCATTAAGCAGAATTCACTAAGCATATATCATCGACATAAACACCATAAGTGTCATGTATTGTTTCTTGCAACTGTAATTGCGTTTTTAGTGTGTGTGACTATCGATCCTGAAAAGATAGTATCACAGGAGTTTTACCTCTTCTTGAAAATGAACTCCAGCGGCTCTTTTAATTGCTTCAGCCCTACACAAGCAAATACTTGAAAATATCGACACAAACATAAAAGGAAGGTGCTAAACTGATGAAGAATATAGCTTACATGTCTCCTCCTTCACAATGAGCTATAATAATACACACATAGCAACcctgaaagaaagaaagaaagaataagtTCAACATTCTAGATTGTACATAGCAACCTATAGGCCATGAAAGCGAACTAAGATATGTTACATGTCTTGTGAAAGCTGCAGCCTTTGCATATTGTACATTTAAATGTTACAgttgatgatattttttttaggttCACAAGATTCTACTTTCATTGGTGTGTTTTAGATATTAGAGAAATAGACAAACACTTCTCTAAATCATATTTTAAGGCAGGGCACACAGACCTTTTCAACCCATGAATCTTTGTATTCTACTATAAAAGGATTTTGCACTTTGGAAATAAGCTCCATCTGCACAAAGAGAACCAGATAAGTTTCCATACTTGATTTGAAGTGAGATGTTAGATCTTTACCATAATCCAATATTTCACTTTACGTCTTTACCAGATAAGTATCGTCTATTAAAGCTAGCAGAGTTTCTATCACTATACTATTTCTCTTAACTTGCTCATCAGGACAACATCTAATTACTATAATTAGGTTTATCCTATTATGTAATACTAGAGGGAGAATAGAAACCTCCTGTACAGCAGATCTGCGGGTCCTATCAGACTGTCGGGCAAGTCGTATTTTCTTCAAAACATACCTGAAATAAGGGAAAATTATCATCAATCAAATCAACTCAATATCACAATATACAAAGCATTTTGCATGTCATATTCAAAAACTTGGACTGCATCATACgcaagtgaaaaaaaaaagacgaaTTAAACAATTAACAGACAATAAATCTTCACCTTTTCTTTTCGCGTTTATGCTTCACGAGCAGAGCAGAAGCAAATGAGCCTTTCCCAATCTGCTCTAATACTTCATAGTTCTCCATAAATACAGAACTCCAACTATCTCAAACTTCCGGCCTTCTTCCAAGGAACTTCAAGCCTGACTAACAACCACTACAACAAAGATGCATCAAAAGTGTCAAAATCATCATAcaatatatga
Coding sequences within:
- the LOC122592094 gene encoding glutathione S-transferase T3-like; this translates as MGMGTGMGSLMGMGPDMGMGMGMGGSSQHETFGGSSSQQNTPGSFFDRQRLVETPPLDSQDDDVVQETQPPPQPSKPRRHRKKVAGEDEPRPRNVIQTWLPSEEMILATAWLSVTEDPEYANYQKNRVFWSRITETLATLEEKPIDYRDPEVVSAKWRKIRPIIQNFNQIYTRIGHVSGENDLDRVRKANEEYEGTYRKPFPYSSIWGKIRYSSKFYLVDKSAMRTNLGEPTAKRSKTSSSTDPVASQGSDARVNFDLNSFEELGDNDNELGLQERPIGRDASKKASRGEAGSSSRGKGKGKGKYMETFEGIAKKLDKLFDMSSKKIELKEKKVKIMEEDRDWKLLGTDYSHLEEPERSIMERKKQALREKYLS
- the LOC122593018 gene encoding uncharacterized protein LOC122593018 — protein: MEEFETLELYELHYSDLVALSFLSPLDDQSSPSSENMEYLESVMYKIMKNLGPSGPGLLAINGVPNASELRQILLPMARKLALLNNEDRKRVLKDHGLGSDVPLKNVDRTVSPFAMQLKYNRDLDVGSLCNANRSGIEGCSSEIENLGNVFKELGHCMIEVGLRLARVCDKIIGGHELEQSLLESCSAKGRLIHYHSLLDNVILQALKDTRSKSRTSKNSSEKCSDLWQQWHYDYGVFTVLTAPMFMFAPVINGCSQSCDGKECSSPSGHTYLQIFDPNKNSVVMVKASSDSFIVQVGESGDILSKGKLRATLHSVSRPKNLENLSRETFVVFLQPAWSKTLTLYDFAVENTSLNGEHARVCNEENRSQKPSSDIGKLVPPLCDRLKDGMTFAEFSRETTRQYYGSTGLQSKR
- the LOC122593019 gene encoding serine/threonine-protein kinase Nek6-like; amino-acid sequence: MENYEVLEQIGKGSFASALLVKHKREKKRYVLKKIRLARQSDRTRRSAVQEMELISKVQNPFIVEYKDSWVEKGCYVCIIIAHCEGGDMAEAIKRAAGVHFQEEQLCKWLVQLLSALDYLHVNHILHRDVKCSNIFLTRDQEIRLGDFGLAKMLTSDDLASSVVGTPSYMCPELLADIPYGSKSDIWSLGCCIYEMMAFKPAFRAFDMQALINKINKSIVAPLPTMYSGAFRGLVKSMLRKNPETRPSAADLLRHSHLQPYVQNLHLTLNNPRRHTYPVYKKKTRFVEPEPRMVHSHRNQQQSFSSDRALNPSISEHDQVSLCSENVDYLSRSLTSKLSTVSLDEETPVASKTPVASRTPRFTPTKTSTPRRQTISPKITGQGSNHDLLPASQTPAGRPSHTVRRISVPKSNTGHSRITSPDVSVNAPLIDKMTEIPLASTEERLILPVPKSSPISTQYRSSDTYPNSRDQSITMDHCTMVKIIDHTHKRATSGTVKRTTECTTTGVTSSHPFAGSPGQNRKFDTSSFQQRAEALEGLLEFSAQLMQQERIEELAVLLKPFGPEKVSPRETAIWLSKSFKGIGGDAQNF